In one window of Henckelia pumila isolate YLH828 chromosome 1, ASM3356847v2, whole genome shotgun sequence DNA:
- the LOC140880288 gene encoding uncharacterized protein produces the protein MMLHSYATDTQNKCAELASAVAAATSPPQISAACSAVESFLGRHSPDQQRWFFSITFPTLICRLFGFDDSSPPSAPRQHFTNGWIDIAALENDSELAGKLLNLLSPNGVLLSSIYEADRLSLVKYVFPVERLPEWVRYMLQNERDYSGLASLCPLFASRVNEDSVKAYSYQVQLNVFEYYLFWFAYSPVCRGNSESSEVVKVQRTRKFRLENWSNSIPGLSSAKRGTEKKTESNLYLQLLYIYLHSFVPIGDLNVHQPYYRSMLRYSTGYDNSAIERAEFVVYTFIHFWLVDNDFSPLPVGLCKSVGVMFPLNSVLGETPPTAGLADVVNVFVKYLNLNSIPASKESDQIDYVWSPGRRVSGLVDVVKSNDVASSVHSNGSWNLLVQRPLYRFILRTFLFCPVGTSIKNASQVFSLWVNHIEPWSISFEGFPDLDELSGISNKTAKSVTRVKSHEYSSSWQGYVLSNYLFYSSLVMHFIGFAHKFLHTDTEVIVQMVAKVISILTSSNELMDLLKNTDTAYHSKVTESSKLMLNKLNRFVPTIHQQLQDWEYGLCENNADGSFLHENWNKDLQLFGDGEDGGDHLLQLFLLRAESELHSLSGNNVVQNLQNLDSLKAQVNQLFGGPITKSSSGALEFRHCLQSCHEIFKPRGSGNQMGAEIRYKGDSMKRPISNDEIAWLSKLLVNLSSWMNECFGLNQVHCAQGGDGWSYVDVPSGLRSVYGPKETVEVVSFSLLSWIMWLGESGVQFMRNHHLRINLRALALKKVVAMMLVFVAFNLLKKAVTL, from the exons ATGATGCTCCATTCGTACGCCACCGACACGCAGAACAAGTGCGCCGAGCTGGCCTCGGCTGTGGCCGCCGCGACGTCTCCGCCTCAGATTTCCGCCGCTTGCTCTGCCGTGGAGTCCTTTCTCGGGAGGCACAGCCCCGACCAACAGAGATGGTTTTTCTCCATCACTTTCCCGACCCTAATTTGCAGGCTCTTCGGATTCGATGACTCCTCGCCTCCTTCAGCTCCGAGGCAACACTTTACTAACGGATGGATCGATATCGCTGCTTTGGAAAATGATTCGGAGCTTGCAG GTAAACTCTTGAACCTTCTATCACCAAATGGGGTGCTGTTGTCCTCAATCTATGAAGCGGACCGACTGTCTCTTGTTAAGTATGTATTTCCAGTTGAACGCCTGCCGGAATGGGTTAGGTACATGCTTCAAAATGAACGAGATTATTCAGGTTTGGCTAGCTTATGCCCATTGTTCGCCAGTAGGGTTAATGAAGATTCAGTTAAGGCCTATTCATATCAGGTGCaattaaatgtttttgaatACTACTTGTTTTGGTTTGCTTATTCTCCTGTTTGTAGAGGAAACAGTGAGAGTTCAGAGGTTGTGAAGGTTCAGAGGACTAGAAAATTTAGGTTGGAGAACTGGTCTAATTCAATTCCTGGTCTTTCAAGTGCGAAACGTGGAACAGAGAAGAAGACCGAGAGTAATTTGTATCTACAGCTACTATATATCTATCTTCATTCATTTGTTCCTATTGGTGATCTGAATGTGCATCAACCATATTATCGGTCCATGCTTCGTTATTCTACTGGTTATGATAATTCGGCGATTGAGCGGGCAGAATTTGTGGTTTATACATTTATCCATTTTTGGTTGGTTGATAATGACTTTTCACCCCTGCCCGTGGGTTTGTGCAAGTCAGTTGGAGTAATGTTTCCTCTTAATTCTGTTCTGGGTGAAACTCCACCTACTGCAGGACTCGCTGATGTGGTAAATGTTTTTGTCAagtatttgaatttgaattcaaTCCCAGCGTCAAAAGAGTCCGATCAGATTGATTATGTTTGGAGTCCTGGACGGAGGGTATCAGGTTTGGTTGATGTTGTCAAGTCAAATGATGTTGCATCTAGTGTGCATTCCAATGGATCTTGGAACTTGCTGGTTCAGAGGCCGTTATACAGATTTATTTTGAGAACGTTTCTGTTTTGTCCTGTGGGAACATCTATAAAGAATGCATCGCAAGTATTTTCGCTTTGGGTTAATCACATAGAACCTTGGTCCATTAGTTTTGAAGGGTTTCCAGATCTTGATGAACTTTCTGGAATCTCAAACAAAACAGCCAAAAGTGTCACAAGAGTAAAATCTCACGAATACTCGTCTTCTTGGCAGGGATATGTATTGTCCAACTACCTGTTTTACAGCTCTTTAGTCATGCATTTCATTGGATTTGCTCACAAGTTCCTGCACACAGATACGGAAGTTATAGTTCAGATGGTTGCGAAG GTTATTAGCATATTAACTTCGTCTAACGAGCTGATGGATCTCCTAAAAAATACAGATACTGCTTACCATTCAAAAGTTACAGAATCATCTAAATTGATGCTTAATAAATTAAACAGATTTGTTCCCACAATCCACCAGCAGTTGCAG GATTGGGAGTATGGCCTTTGCGAGAACAATGCAGATGGATCCTTTTTACATGAGAATTGGAACAAAGATCTACAACTGTTTGGTGATGGTGAAGACGGTGGGGATCATTTGCTTCAG CTCTTTCTGTTGCGAGCGGAGTCTGAGCTGCAttcactttctggaaacaatgtTGTTCAGAATCTACAGAATCTTGACTCACTGAAAGCCCAAGTAAACCAGTTGTTTGGAGGCCCAATTACAAAGTCATCATCTGGAGCATTGGAGTTCAGACATTGCCTTCAATCATGCCATGAAATCTTCAAGCCGAGAGGTTCTGGTAACCAAATGGGGGCTGAGATTAGATACAAGGGTGACTCGATGAAACGGCCCATCTCCAATGATGAGATCGCATGGCTTTCGAAGTTGCTTGTCAATTTATCGAGCTGGATGAACGAGTGTTTTGGGCTAAACCAGGTTCACTGTGCTCAAGGAGGCGATGGTTGGTCATACGTGGACGTGCCAAGTGGCCTCAGAAGCGTGTATGGACCCAAGGAAACAGTGGAAGTGGTATcattttctcttctttcttgGATTATGTGGTTAGGGGAATCCGGGGTGCAATTCATGAGAAACCATCATTTGAGGATAAATCTCCGGGCGCTAGCTTTGAAGAAGGTAGTGGCGATGATgcttgtttttgttgcatttaaTCTTTTAAAGAAAGCCGTTACTTTGTAG